TACCGGTCGCATCGGCCTCGATTGCCCAGGTGCATTTCGCCAAATTGAAGGACGAGGATGGCGGACACGAAGTTGCCGTCAAGATCCTGCGCCCCAACATGCTGTCGGTGATCGAGCACGACCTGGCGCTGATGGACAACTTTGCGCTGCTCCTCGAAACCCTGTGGGCCGACGGCAAGCGCCTCAAGCCGCGCGAGGTGGTCGCCGAATTCGCCAAGTACCTGCGCGACGAACTCGACCTGATGCGCGAAGCGGCGAATGCCTCGCAACTGCGCCGCAATTTCGTCGATTCGCAACTGCTGATCGTGCCGGAAGTGCACTGGGACTGGTGCACCTCGACCGTGATGGTCATGGAACGCATGCACGGCACGCCGATTTCGCAGATCGACAAGCTGCGCGCCGACGGCATCGACCTGTCGAAACTCTCCGCCGCCGGCGTCGAGATTTTCTTCACGCAGGTCTTCCGCGACGGCTTCTTCCATGCCGACATGCACCCCGGCAACATCTTCGTGCATGCCGACGGCCGCTACATCGCGCTGGATTTCGGCATCGTCGGCACGTTGACCGATAGCGACAAGAATTACCTCGCCCAGAACTTCCTCGCCTTCTTCCGCCGCGACTACAAGCGCGTCGCCGAAGCGCACATCGAATCGGGCTGGGCACCCAAGGAAACGCGGGTCGATGAATTCGAAGCCGCCATCCGCGCCGTCTGCGAACCGATTTTCGACCGCCCGCTCAAGGACATTTCCTTCGGCAAGATCCTGCTCCGCCTGTTCCAGACCTCGCGCCGCTTCAATGTCGAGATCCAGCCGCAACTGGTGATGCTGCAGAAAACCCTGCTCAACATCGAAGGCCTCGGCCGCCAGCTCGACCCCGAACTCGATCTCTGGAAAACCGCCAAGCCCTTCCTCGAACGCTGGATGAGCGAGCAGATCGGCTGGCGTGGCCTGGTCAAGACCTTCAAGCAGGAAGCGCCCTATCTGGCGCGCAGCATTCCGCAACTGCCGCGCCTCGTGCATCAGGCGCTCAACCGGCCGCACCAGGCCGACCTGCAACCCCAACTCGAACAACTGATTGCCGTCCAGCGCCAGCAGAACCGCTGGCTGGCGATCATCGCCCTGCTGCTTGCCTGTCTCGCCGCCGCGCTTTTTCACTGAACCGGAATGACCGCCACCACCCTGGACAACTTCACCGAAGACGACCTGATCGACTGGCTGGGCG
The DNA window shown above is from Quatrionicoccus australiensis and carries:
- the ubiB gene encoding ubiquinone biosynthesis regulatory protein kinase UbiB — encoded protein: MRILRLLKIASVASRFGLDEMVLEHEPSGRLVRLANALQFWRNLSAPRAERLRLALEALGPIFVKFGQVLSTRRDLMPADIADELARLQDRVPPFPSALALAEIEKAYGRPASEVFAEFDPVPVASASIAQVHFAKLKDEDGGHEVAVKILRPNMLSVIEHDLALMDNFALLLETLWADGKRLKPREVVAEFAKYLRDELDLMREAANASQLRRNFVDSQLLIVPEVHWDWCTSTVMVMERMHGTPISQIDKLRADGIDLSKLSAAGVEIFFTQVFRDGFFHADMHPGNIFVHADGRYIALDFGIVGTLTDSDKNYLAQNFLAFFRRDYKRVAEAHIESGWAPKETRVDEFEAAIRAVCEPIFDRPLKDISFGKILLRLFQTSRRFNVEIQPQLVMLQKTLLNIEGLGRQLDPELDLWKTAKPFLERWMSEQIGWRGLVKTFKQEAPYLARSIPQLPRLVHQALNRPHQADLQPQLEQLIAVQRQQNRWLAIIALLLACLAAALFH